The Gloeomargarita lithophora Alchichica-D10 genomic sequence TGCGGCAGAGGCAAAAGCAGAGGCGGATCGGCGTGCGGCAGAGGCAAAAGCAGAGGCGGATCGGCGGGCGGCAGAGGCAAAAGCAGAGGCGGATCGGCGGGCGGCAGAAGCAGACCGCAGTATGGCCGAGTTAAAAAAAACCGTGGCGGAAACCACCCGGGCGGTGAATGCGCTCACCACCCGCTGGGGGCGATTTGTAGAAGAATTAGTCGAACCGGCGGTGATTCAATTATTTCAACAGCGGGGCATTGAAATTAAATACCTCTACCCCAGGGCACGCACCCGGCAAACCGGTTTAGCGATGGAGATTGACATCCTGGCGGTGAATGAAACAGTGGCGGTATTGGTGGAATGCAAATCCCGTTTATCCCAAGATGATGTGGATGATTTTGTGGTCAAATTGGGGCGGTTCAAACGGTCATTTCCCCAGTATGAAAACTATGCGACCTACGGGGCGGTGGCGGGAATTGAAATCAATGACGGCGTGGACA encodes the following:
- a CDS encoding DUF3782 domain-containing protein, which gives rise to MSTPVTIEDIYKLFQQSQAEADRRFAEADRRAAEAKAEADRRAAEAKAEADRRAAEAKAEADRRAAEADRSMAELKKTVAETTRAVNALTTRWGRFVEELVEPAVIQLFQQRGIEIKYLYPRARTRQTGLAMEIDILAVNETVAVLVECKSRLSQDDVDDFVVKLGRFKRSFPQYENYATYGAVAGIEINDGVDIYAYRQGLFVIRPSGDTVTIVNDINFRPTAW